One segment of Pleuronectes platessa chromosome 21, fPlePla1.1, whole genome shotgun sequence DNA contains the following:
- the LOC128426412 gene encoding NACHT, LRR and PYD domains-containing protein 3 isoform X1, translated as MEEKSAADETDEVLQGSLPSIQDLGHNLPPSISAQSGSIVVAPFIHNSNIGNLNITITSVSQAGSILRELNQDSCESLQPQSNKVAECQRKLRETLKRKFSHLFEGLTDKENQIPLNKIYTELYITEGGSAEVNKEHEVRQIEAASRMHVAQEKSIHCNELFAPPPGPHHHHIRTVITRGVAGIGKTVSANKFTLDWADKIANTDLEFVFPLAFRELNLMTEKNYSLEELLSVFFPDTKDTGIFTNSKSKMLFILDGLDESRLHLDFHKIEIVSDVKQATKMAVLVTNLVRGTLLPLSLVWITSRPVASCQIPDEYVDRVTEVRGFNNQQKDDYFRKKIADEGLANRVIAHVKSCRSLHIMCHIPVFCWMAARVLEQQLAMTDSKDTPKTLTKMYIQFLSLYELTMKKRLPGRRDSNADVRDNLISLGKLAFKGLEKGRLIFYEKDLIKYEISISQASMFSGVYTQIFSEELSIGEEKMFCFVHLSLQEFFAALYVFLMFHNENLNVLVKKSSASRLFQFRDTSELILYKEAVEKTLKCEKGHFDVFLRFLLGLSLDSSQTLLKHVMTSNRTNQRTRAEIIKHIKERIRSSPSTDRCLNLFHCLYELNDHSLVEEIQSYLRSGSLKKANLSPAQWATLVFVLLTSEEDLSVFELSNYTRSEKGLVRLLPVVKTAQVANLKSCNLTVTCCEILANCIGSSIIRDLDLSNNNLTDSGIILLSAGLKKIKLETLRLRSCNLTDQCCEALASFLSSASCQLKVLDLTDNDFQDTGISVLAGGLGSPHCKLEVLILSLCGVTEEGCTYLASALNSSRLRDLNLSYNHPGDLGLKLLSVLLDDPQCSLQKLSVEECGESRIQPGPKKYITKLNLDPNTAHKDLALSEENTKAERWTKQPYPDHPERFDFWRQVLCQEGLSGRCYWETEWSGRTFIGVAYRRMCRKGEEADSWLGRNDSSWGLSCTDDGFRALHSTTNTALTVTPSSNRVAVLLDWLAGTLSFYLVSSRASLTLLHTFHTSFTEAVYPGFQLAWVGATIKLC; from the exons atggaggaaaagAGTGCTGCTGATGAAACAGATGAGGTTTTGCAAG GGTCTCTTCCGTCTATACAGGATCTGGGTCATAATTTACCTCCCAGCATCTCTGCTCAGAGTGGAAGCATCGTGGTCGCTCCCTTCATCCACAATTCTAACATCGGAAACTTAAACATCACTATCACCTCAGTCAGCCAAG CAGGTAGTATCCTTCGAGAACTGAACCAAGACAGCTGTGAGTCTCTGCAGCCCCAAA GCAACAAAGTAGCCGAATGTCAACGGAAACTGCGAGAGACGCTAAAGAGGAAGTTCAGCCACCTGTTTGAAGGGCTCACAGACAAGGAAAACCAAATACCCCTCAATAAAATCTACACAGAGCTCTACATCACTGAGGGTGGAAGTGCCGAGGTCAATAAggaacatgaggtgaggcagatTGAGGCGGCATCCAGGATGCATGTGGCCCAGGAGAAATCAATCCACTGCAATGAACTCTTTGCTCCTCCACCAGGACCACACCACCACCATATCAGAACGGTGATCACGAGGGGAGTGGCCGGCATCGGAAAAACGGTATCCGCCAATAAATTTACTCTAGACTGGGCTGATAAGATAGCTAACACCGACCTGGAGTTTGTGTTCCCCCTCGCTTTCCGAGAGCTGAATCTgatgacagaaaaaaactacAGTCTAGAGGAGCTTCTCAGCGTCTTTTTCCCTGATACGAAAGACACAGGAATCTTCACTAATAGTAAAAGTAAAATGCTCTTCATCCTGGACGGTCTGGACGAGAGCCGCCTGCACTTGGACTTCCACAAGATTGAAATCGTCTCCGATGTGAAGCAGGCCACCAAAATGGCCGTGCTTGTGACCAATCTCGTCAGGGGGACACTGCTCCCCCTGAGTCTTGTTTGGATCACGTCTCGCCCAGTGGCTTCCTGTCAGATACCCGACGAGTATGTTGACCGGGTGACCGAGGTCCGGGGGTTCAACAACCAGCAGAAAGACGACTACTTCCGGAAGAAAATTGCAGACGAAGGATTGGCAAACAGGGTGATCGCCCACGTGAAATCCTGCAGGAGTCTTCACATCATGTGCCACAtaccagtcttctgctggatggCGGCGAGAGTTCTCGAGCAACAGTTGGCGATGACCGACAGTAAAGACACGCCAAAGACTCTCACTAAAATGTACATACAATTCCTGTCTTTGTATGAGCTGACCATGAAGAAGAGGCTGCCTGGAAGACGAGACTCAAACGCTGATGTCCGAGATAACCTCATCTCGCTGGGCAAACTGGCCTTTAAAGGGCTGGAGAAGGGCCGCTTGATCTTCTATGAAAAAGATCTCATCAAATACGAAATAAGCATTTCGCAGGCCTCCATGTTCTCAGGAGTCTACACACAGATCTTCAGCGAGGAGCTGTCAATAGGCGAGGAGAAGATGTTCTGCTTCGTGCACCTGAGCTTGCAGGAATTTTTCGCCGCATTGTACGTCTTCCTCATGTTCCACAACGAAAACCTCAACGTCCTGGTGAAGAAGTCGTCTGCCTCGAGACTCTTCCAGTTCCGAGACACTTCAGAGCTCATTCTCTATAAGGAGGCCGTGGAAAAGACTCTGAAGTGTGAGAAGGGTCATTTTGACGTCTTTCTGCGCTTTCTGTTGGGCCTGTCTCTGGATTCCAGTCAGACCCTGTTGAAACATGTAATGACCAGCAACAGAACAAACCAACGGACCAGAGCAGAGATCATCAAACACATCAAGGAGAGGATCAGGTCGAGTCCGTCCACAGACAGGTGCCTCAATCTCTTCCACTGCCTCTACGAGCTGAACGACCACTCGCTCGTGGAGGAGATTCAGAGCTACCTCCGCTCGGGCAGTCTGAAAAAAGCCAATCTGTCCCCTGCACAGTGGGCCACTCTGGTCTTTGTCCTGTTGACGTCAGAGGAAGACCTGAGTGTGTTTGAGCTGAGCAACTACACCAGGTCAGAGAAGGGACTTGTGAGGCTGCTGCCTGTTGTCAAAACAGCTCAAGTGGCAAA TCTAAAATCATGTAATCTCACTGTGACCTGCTGTGAAATCCTGGCAAACTGCATCGGCTCATCTATAATTAGAGATCTGGACCTGAGCAACAACAACCTGACAGACTCTGGGATTATACTGCTCTCTGCTGGACTGAAGAAGATCAAACTGGAGACACTGAG ACTGAGGAGCTGCAACTTGACTGATCAATGCTGCGAAGCCCTGGCCTCATTTCTCAGCTCGGCATCCTGCCAGCTCAAAGTCCTGGACCTCACTGACAACGACTTTCAGGACACAGGAATCTCAGTGCTCGCCGGTGGACTGGGGAGTCCTCATTGCAAACTTGAAGTACTCAT TTTGTCCCTGTGCGGAGTGACAGAAGAAGGCTGCACTTACCTGGCGTCTGCTCTGAACTCATCCCGTCTGAGGGACCTCAACCTGAGCTATAACCACCCAGGAGACCTGGGCCTGAAGCTGCTGTCTGTTCTGCTGGACGACCCACAATGCAGCCTGCAGAAACTCAG TGTGGAAGAGTGTGGTGAATCCAGGATTCAGCCAGGCCCAAAGAAAT ATATCACCAAACTCAACCTGGAcccaaacacagcacacaaagACCTGGCTCTGTCCGAGGAGAACACGAAAGCGGAGCGTTGGACGAAGCAGCCGTATCCCGACCACCCCGAGAGGTTCGATTTCTGGAGACAGGTGTTGTGTCAAGAGGGACTGAGCGGCCGGTGCTACTGGGAGACAGAGTGGAGCGGGAGAACTTTCATAGGAGTAGCCTACAGACGTATGTGCAGGAAGGGAGAGGAAGCCGACAGCTGGTTGGGCCGGAATGACTCCTCCTGGGGCCTGAGCTGTACAGACGATGGCTTCAGGGCCTTACACAGCACCACAAACACCGCTCTGACCGTCACACCCAGCTCCAACAGAGTAGCAGTCCTTCTGGACTGGTTAGCGGGGACACTGTCGTTCTACCTGGTCTCCTCCCGTGCCTccctgactctcctccacacctTCCACACTTCCTTCACTGAGGCCGTCTACCCAGGGTTTCAGCTTGCCTGGGTGGGCGCCACAATCAAACTGTGCTAA
- the LOC128426412 gene encoding NACHT, LRR and PYD domains-containing protein 3 isoform X2 — translation MEEKSAADETDEVLQGSLPSIQDLGHNLPPSISAQSGSIVVAPFIHNSNIGNLNITITSVSQGSILRELNQDSCESLQPQSNKVAECQRKLRETLKRKFSHLFEGLTDKENQIPLNKIYTELYITEGGSAEVNKEHEVRQIEAASRMHVAQEKSIHCNELFAPPPGPHHHHIRTVITRGVAGIGKTVSANKFTLDWADKIANTDLEFVFPLAFRELNLMTEKNYSLEELLSVFFPDTKDTGIFTNSKSKMLFILDGLDESRLHLDFHKIEIVSDVKQATKMAVLVTNLVRGTLLPLSLVWITSRPVASCQIPDEYVDRVTEVRGFNNQQKDDYFRKKIADEGLANRVIAHVKSCRSLHIMCHIPVFCWMAARVLEQQLAMTDSKDTPKTLTKMYIQFLSLYELTMKKRLPGRRDSNADVRDNLISLGKLAFKGLEKGRLIFYEKDLIKYEISISQASMFSGVYTQIFSEELSIGEEKMFCFVHLSLQEFFAALYVFLMFHNENLNVLVKKSSASRLFQFRDTSELILYKEAVEKTLKCEKGHFDVFLRFLLGLSLDSSQTLLKHVMTSNRTNQRTRAEIIKHIKERIRSSPSTDRCLNLFHCLYELNDHSLVEEIQSYLRSGSLKKANLSPAQWATLVFVLLTSEEDLSVFELSNYTRSEKGLVRLLPVVKTAQVANLKSCNLTVTCCEILANCIGSSIIRDLDLSNNNLTDSGIILLSAGLKKIKLETLRLRSCNLTDQCCEALASFLSSASCQLKVLDLTDNDFQDTGISVLAGGLGSPHCKLEVLILSLCGVTEEGCTYLASALNSSRLRDLNLSYNHPGDLGLKLLSVLLDDPQCSLQKLSVEECGESRIQPGPKKYITKLNLDPNTAHKDLALSEENTKAERWTKQPYPDHPERFDFWRQVLCQEGLSGRCYWETEWSGRTFIGVAYRRMCRKGEEADSWLGRNDSSWGLSCTDDGFRALHSTTNTALTVTPSSNRVAVLLDWLAGTLSFYLVSSRASLTLLHTFHTSFTEAVYPGFQLAWVGATIKLC, via the exons atggaggaaaagAGTGCTGCTGATGAAACAGATGAGGTTTTGCAAG GGTCTCTTCCGTCTATACAGGATCTGGGTCATAATTTACCTCCCAGCATCTCTGCTCAGAGTGGAAGCATCGTGGTCGCTCCCTTCATCCACAATTCTAACATCGGAAACTTAAACATCACTATCACCTCAGTCAGCCAAG GTAGTATCCTTCGAGAACTGAACCAAGACAGCTGTGAGTCTCTGCAGCCCCAAA GCAACAAAGTAGCCGAATGTCAACGGAAACTGCGAGAGACGCTAAAGAGGAAGTTCAGCCACCTGTTTGAAGGGCTCACAGACAAGGAAAACCAAATACCCCTCAATAAAATCTACACAGAGCTCTACATCACTGAGGGTGGAAGTGCCGAGGTCAATAAggaacatgaggtgaggcagatTGAGGCGGCATCCAGGATGCATGTGGCCCAGGAGAAATCAATCCACTGCAATGAACTCTTTGCTCCTCCACCAGGACCACACCACCACCATATCAGAACGGTGATCACGAGGGGAGTGGCCGGCATCGGAAAAACGGTATCCGCCAATAAATTTACTCTAGACTGGGCTGATAAGATAGCTAACACCGACCTGGAGTTTGTGTTCCCCCTCGCTTTCCGAGAGCTGAATCTgatgacagaaaaaaactacAGTCTAGAGGAGCTTCTCAGCGTCTTTTTCCCTGATACGAAAGACACAGGAATCTTCACTAATAGTAAAAGTAAAATGCTCTTCATCCTGGACGGTCTGGACGAGAGCCGCCTGCACTTGGACTTCCACAAGATTGAAATCGTCTCCGATGTGAAGCAGGCCACCAAAATGGCCGTGCTTGTGACCAATCTCGTCAGGGGGACACTGCTCCCCCTGAGTCTTGTTTGGATCACGTCTCGCCCAGTGGCTTCCTGTCAGATACCCGACGAGTATGTTGACCGGGTGACCGAGGTCCGGGGGTTCAACAACCAGCAGAAAGACGACTACTTCCGGAAGAAAATTGCAGACGAAGGATTGGCAAACAGGGTGATCGCCCACGTGAAATCCTGCAGGAGTCTTCACATCATGTGCCACAtaccagtcttctgctggatggCGGCGAGAGTTCTCGAGCAACAGTTGGCGATGACCGACAGTAAAGACACGCCAAAGACTCTCACTAAAATGTACATACAATTCCTGTCTTTGTATGAGCTGACCATGAAGAAGAGGCTGCCTGGAAGACGAGACTCAAACGCTGATGTCCGAGATAACCTCATCTCGCTGGGCAAACTGGCCTTTAAAGGGCTGGAGAAGGGCCGCTTGATCTTCTATGAAAAAGATCTCATCAAATACGAAATAAGCATTTCGCAGGCCTCCATGTTCTCAGGAGTCTACACACAGATCTTCAGCGAGGAGCTGTCAATAGGCGAGGAGAAGATGTTCTGCTTCGTGCACCTGAGCTTGCAGGAATTTTTCGCCGCATTGTACGTCTTCCTCATGTTCCACAACGAAAACCTCAACGTCCTGGTGAAGAAGTCGTCTGCCTCGAGACTCTTCCAGTTCCGAGACACTTCAGAGCTCATTCTCTATAAGGAGGCCGTGGAAAAGACTCTGAAGTGTGAGAAGGGTCATTTTGACGTCTTTCTGCGCTTTCTGTTGGGCCTGTCTCTGGATTCCAGTCAGACCCTGTTGAAACATGTAATGACCAGCAACAGAACAAACCAACGGACCAGAGCAGAGATCATCAAACACATCAAGGAGAGGATCAGGTCGAGTCCGTCCACAGACAGGTGCCTCAATCTCTTCCACTGCCTCTACGAGCTGAACGACCACTCGCTCGTGGAGGAGATTCAGAGCTACCTCCGCTCGGGCAGTCTGAAAAAAGCCAATCTGTCCCCTGCACAGTGGGCCACTCTGGTCTTTGTCCTGTTGACGTCAGAGGAAGACCTGAGTGTGTTTGAGCTGAGCAACTACACCAGGTCAGAGAAGGGACTTGTGAGGCTGCTGCCTGTTGTCAAAACAGCTCAAGTGGCAAA TCTAAAATCATGTAATCTCACTGTGACCTGCTGTGAAATCCTGGCAAACTGCATCGGCTCATCTATAATTAGAGATCTGGACCTGAGCAACAACAACCTGACAGACTCTGGGATTATACTGCTCTCTGCTGGACTGAAGAAGATCAAACTGGAGACACTGAG ACTGAGGAGCTGCAACTTGACTGATCAATGCTGCGAAGCCCTGGCCTCATTTCTCAGCTCGGCATCCTGCCAGCTCAAAGTCCTGGACCTCACTGACAACGACTTTCAGGACACAGGAATCTCAGTGCTCGCCGGTGGACTGGGGAGTCCTCATTGCAAACTTGAAGTACTCAT TTTGTCCCTGTGCGGAGTGACAGAAGAAGGCTGCACTTACCTGGCGTCTGCTCTGAACTCATCCCGTCTGAGGGACCTCAACCTGAGCTATAACCACCCAGGAGACCTGGGCCTGAAGCTGCTGTCTGTTCTGCTGGACGACCCACAATGCAGCCTGCAGAAACTCAG TGTGGAAGAGTGTGGTGAATCCAGGATTCAGCCAGGCCCAAAGAAAT ATATCACCAAACTCAACCTGGAcccaaacacagcacacaaagACCTGGCTCTGTCCGAGGAGAACACGAAAGCGGAGCGTTGGACGAAGCAGCCGTATCCCGACCACCCCGAGAGGTTCGATTTCTGGAGACAGGTGTTGTGTCAAGAGGGACTGAGCGGCCGGTGCTACTGGGAGACAGAGTGGAGCGGGAGAACTTTCATAGGAGTAGCCTACAGACGTATGTGCAGGAAGGGAGAGGAAGCCGACAGCTGGTTGGGCCGGAATGACTCCTCCTGGGGCCTGAGCTGTACAGACGATGGCTTCAGGGCCTTACACAGCACCACAAACACCGCTCTGACCGTCACACCCAGCTCCAACAGAGTAGCAGTCCTTCTGGACTGGTTAGCGGGGACACTGTCGTTCTACCTGGTCTCCTCCCGTGCCTccctgactctcctccacacctTCCACACTTCCTTCACTGAGGCCGTCTACCCAGGGTTTCAGCTTGCCTGGGTGGGCGCCACAATCAAACTGTGCTAA